The nucleotide window GATGAATACGGCCTTTATTTTCTCTGCCCCTACCAGATATAGGACTTTGTGTCACTCACAGACACTGCCTTGCCCAGTTGATAGGGGGATATGCTTGGATAAAGCAAATAGTAGGTTAACGCTGAACCAAACAGATCTCACCTGTTGGGGCCAGCACCATAGCCTGTGCAGAAGGATCTTTTGCAGAAAGGAGATGGGAAATGTGGCAGTCTTTCCTGTGCCAGACTGAGCCTGTGCAATGACACCATACCCTGTAATCCGAAACACATGCTATTAAACACAATTTCATGTTGGCTGTGGTTTTCTTAAGCATCAAGGATATTTGTGCCCATAGCATGAAACAGTTCAAATCTCACTGTGCTGAGCAGACTGTGATGAATATGGCCTCTTTTTCTCTACCCTTACCAGATATAGGTCAACGTATCATTGACAGACACAGCCCTGCCCAGTTGATAAGGGTCTGAATAAAGTGATTTTAAAAATCGACATTAATTATACATACCCTTAATACAGGGGAGAATTGCCCTCTGCTGAATGACTGAAGGTTTCTCAAAACCATAAGCAAAGATTCCTCTCAGAAGAGCCACTCGTAAGTTCATATCATCAAAACTATGGTGCTTGTTGGTACCAACCTCAAAGACACAATCTGGCTCCATCCCCTCAGGGCCATTATCTCTAGGTCTGAAATAAGATTGTTAGAATTAAAACTACTGTCGTTATCTCATTCATCGTGTCCTACTATGCTTGGAGTAAAATTTCACACAAAAAAGACTACATAATTGCACATGGGTGACCATCCACCATACAGTGTCTGGGGCTACCAGATATATGGCATAAACATACGTAATAATTATCCTAAGTCTATTCCGATTATATCGCcagaaaagagatttaatagAAAAGAAAATTTCGTGTGTGGAAATCGTAGGCATTAGAATTAAAATGCGAAGAAATGATCAGCCACGTGCTGCATTGACTCGCTGGTTACACGAGGAGCGCGTGAGACACGTTTGGTCACACATCCGGCCCTCTATACGGTCGTCGTGGACACGCAGTAaaatcacttaaaaaaaaactctttggtatACATTACCACTGTCTAAATAACATTAGTTGTCAACTACACCACTAGGGAAACATTTCTAACCTATTTTAACAAGGCGGGAACAAAGATAAAAGGTACGAACCAACCGGCTGGTAACATTAGCTTGTGAATCGTTGACAAAAAAAAGCaaatttttagatttttctaataaataatattgaatACCAAATCCTAACATGACATCTCAAATAAAACAATAGTAATTTACATGGATATACCAAGTTCTTCAACCACATGGTCATCTTACCTACCTTCATGTTCAGACTACAGGTTTAAAACGGGCTGCCTCTGCTTCTTCTACTTTCTTTTATGGGCGGGTGACACCAACTTTAAGGTGCATTACAATATCGCCACCTACTGTACTGGAATGTGCACCAGAGTTTCcccattttataaaaaaaacttaattataatatatatatatatatatatatattatagatTAACTCActaaattattttaatcaacCCTGCTGTCTTGAGTTAAAGAAATAAATTTCTATTCCATtttcaattatatttttaagCTTTAGTTCAACCACTACAGTCTTTCTAAGTTCATTCTTCATTATTTTTCATTCATAAGTATACTTTTGACATACACAATAACATCCATAGTGCTCACATTTCCCTGTTGgttgtttatttattagtttTAAGGTTTTATTCAACATAGTATGTCCCAGCCTTAATCTTGTTAGAGTAGTTTCCTCTATTTTTTGGTTGTCCTCACTGCTGCTACTTCTTGTTGTGTTTCATAAACTTGACGTCCtgtattttctttatcccatttttgtTGGCATTCCCTAGTGGCAtatgtttaaataaatgcttttcCTTCAGATTTACTAAGTGAAATGTTCATGATATCTTTAGTTTCCAAAGCCCGTTTTGCCCCCCTGTGGGCTGGTATCCACATAAATATTATCATGATGTTCCTATGTTTGAATCTATACAGGTTTTCATATGTCTTATTTAGTATATCCTGTCTACTAGATGTGAATGATTTCAAGGACTTAAAATGCCCAAGTTAATTGTGCCTCAACCACTTATTGAACAAATTTTTGCATTAaggattaaaaacacatagAAAATGCAGCACATGCCACTTTCTGCTGCTTTTCAAAGTGGTCCCACTCGCTGTGAACGAGTTTTGATGACAAGTCGATATTTAAGTGCACTTGCCACGCAAACAAAACCTTTTGACACAAAGTAGGCCTATATCTTAAGGTTTTTGGCAATTTACATAATCTTTGTGATATAAAAAGAAGATAAGGATTTTTTTCCATCTGTTTCCCCtgcatacttgataaatcttgcttgtgtattgtatatcaggggtttccaaactttttaaACCTGACAGATAATCTCAAGACTCAACATTAGAAAAAATGTAtgggaaaacacaaacacatttgttccctttcagtagtttttgaatacttttaattgaataaattaaaataccttatggtGGGGCTGATTATGGCAAAAATCCTAATTGTTTAAGCtactgtatttgcactgaatCGGAAATGATAGATTTAAAAATCTATTAGATCGATtctaaaaatacaataaattgcAAGGCTGTACAGGCCCATGGACATTGCTTGACCTACAATAGCACGTCAACATGACATGAGCAATAACGCAGAAGTACAAATGAAAAATGACGCACAACCTATGACATAGAGCAGTGGTCCTCAACTCAGTatctggaggcccactgctctgcacattttgcctgtctctcttatctgacaaactcagttcagttcatggagatctctactaatgagctgatgattttaatCAGGGTGGTCGTTTCCATTAACCTTAATTATTTAATCATCAGTTAATcatgatttttttcttcaagactgatcataactgttACATAAAAAGGTAGATTGGCctaattaaaatttaaataataagaCTGATAAGCCCTAACAAATTGCTAGTTAGTTGGACCCATTATGACGCAGTCTAAACGTCACGGCTATGTTTATGTGAcatgtgtgttaaataagggagacatacaaaatatgtGGAGcaggcctccaggaataacatTGAGAACGTAGATGTTACGGCATAGGCAAAAGTATATATTGCACACAGGCCTAATCCTATTTTGAAAGAATCACATTTCACTTCAAAtgttatggggcggtttcccagacagggctcaATTTGAaatctgacatatcttaaaatttCTCAATACCattttttgtctcaagatgtacaCTAGTTGGTAATTAGTAAGGCAAGTTTTTGGCAACTactaaatgtcctaatataactaaggcctagtcttggaTTAAATTCAGTAACATGGAAACAGTCAATAAATGTTATCACATATACCCCCTAACCCTTCAGAGAcattggccgtttctcaatccgaaggctgcagcctccggaggtcgcattttttAGGCTGCATAGGGCCCCTAATTTCAGAATAGTAACAATTGTTTTAGTATGCTTATGACTtttgaatgtaatgctcagataacttaaaccaggcttgatgacagATGCAGCCTCAGGAGACTGCTACCATCGGATTGAGAAACACCCCTAGAGACCAGGGACATATACCATGAATCCGGTTTAGTTGGTTAGTCAGGCAAGTTTAGGATTAGATACATTTAGTGGCCGGTTTACATTGGCATGGCTTTATCAACTTAAAACCAATCCTGTAGCCCTGAGTTTATTTAACCATGTTCATGGTACAGAACCCAGGATTAAACCTTgataaaatgaaaacattgaAATTAGGTATGTGATTGGCCAAGGACAAAAAAAAAAGCATACCACCAAACTCAGTCTCCCACCAAGGTCAGAAAATACGGATACCTGTATTTATACaggtaataaaaaaattgcattcTTTTAAATATAAGGACAATACCCAAATTAAGCTGTGACTGCTTCTGCAATAATTGTTTTCCAAAAAAATTACGCAAATAAGAAGCATTTTAGCATGTTAAAAATGGGAAATACCTTTATTTCAgaccattaaaataaatactataCAGAGTCCAATGTAGAAAAGGATTTAATACATGGCTTCTGTCTCAAAAAGGTTAATAATTATCACATTTGtaataaatttgtttaaaaaaatatcactGACCAATGTAAAGCCCACATCCCAACCCACCCAACAAAAGACATTAAGCATTCTGAACAATACAAAGACATTATCTATATACTCTACTACTGCAGTTTGGTCCTTTACATTTTAGACCCCTCCAACATATTTTGTTGAGGTAGGTTTTAGGAGCAATACTCCTCAACACATCATCAAGGACTTTGATGCAGAGAAAATTTAAGGCAGTACTATGGTGGGCAAATTCCATCAATTCACTTCTGTAATGCCTTTAAACCATCTAACCCACCAGAGTAAAGCCCATTTTGAAAATCAAAATGCTACAACCACACACGCGCAGGACAATACAAGAGATGTAACAGGAGAATTGGACAATGGGAGAAATTTACTTGATCACATATTGCAAGTCTACAATCAGCTCTGTGGTCCAGCAAACCAAAAGCTTACTGGACTAAAGCATGTTCATCCAAGGCAGATCTTGTGTTACTCCACTTACACACCTTTACGAATGACCTGCCATTTGAAATGAAGTCAAAGTCCTTTACATAAAAGCAAAGTCATTCTGTACTTCATATGCCTTGTCCACACATGAgagttaaaaaacaaataaacctTTACATCTCGAATATTAAACCAACACTGAAAAGCAAGGCATGTCTCTGAAACATTATGCCAGTCAGTGCAACAACATCTACACTATAACATGCAAACAAGCCCTGTAAAGTATCCTCTTTGCTAGCAGATGGTACGGTTTAAAAGGGGCAAAGTTATTTAAATGGGCAATGAGAGGAAATCAGCGAAGTTCACTGACATGTGTCCAAAAGGAATCTTGTCCTCAAAAAAGTGACAGTACTTGATTTGTGATGGGGGTTGCACAAAGGGTGTGGGTTGGAATAAGACAAAAAGGAAATCAAAGAGGAAAAAAGGGAGAGAGGGAGGGAAGGAGTGGAAAGGGCAGGGGTCTTAGATCAGATCAGCAACGTTCATGGGCATTTCTTCAACAGTAGTATTGTAGAAAGTCTCAATGTCCCGGAGTGTGCGCTTGTCATCTTCAGTGACCATATTGATGGCCACGCCCTTTCTGCCAAAGCGGCCACCACGTCCAATTCTAGATAAAGTAAAAATGACATTAttatacaaacaaacacataaatCATCTCAGGTGATAAACAAGCAGAGCAGATAAGACTTACCTGTGGATATAGTTCTCCCTGTTGGTTGGAAGATCATAGTTGATGACCAAAGAAACCTGTTGCACATCAATGCCTCTTGCCTAACAGAAGAATAGGTTAAAAATTAGTAAAGTAACaatttaaaatggttttgttTGGAGACAAGATAAAAGcatataaatgtaaactgctttTATGTAGCGTTAAGGGACTTAGCAACCCAGGCACTGTGGAGAACAGTTACAATATTCTCCCAAAGAACTTGATTCCCATCACAGCACAGAAAGCTGGTGGAAGAGGGATCTTTGGGTATATTGTAGACAAGAGATCAAAACATCTGCTTACCAACAGGTCAGTGGTGATGAGGACTCGGCTGGAACCAGAACGAAACTCTTTCATGATGACATCTCTCTCTTTTTGCTCCATGTCACCATGCTacaaatgaaaaatacatttagtaAATGCCATTTACTAAAAAGTGTCAGCTAATTGAATAAGTATTTGATAAACACTgcacagtttaaaaaaatcttgtctAGCACACCTACCAGGGCAGAAACCGTAAAGTCTCTTGCATGCATTTTCTCCGTCAACCAATCGACTTTCCGGCGAGTGTTGATGAAGATCACAGCCTGAGTGATGGTCAGTGTTTCATAGAGATCACACAGTGTGTCCAGCTTCCACTCCTAAATGAACAAAGTGAGAGCTTAGCAAACGTGGGAGACATTCATGTTACTTTAATATACCACTAGATGGTGCTGTTTTCAGAATCTAGGCAAGATCACGTTCCCAGTCTCCTGCAGGCTCAAACGTACTGCCAAGCAAAACGCTTACCAGACATTGAGAACTGAGGTGGGGCTGGGATCAGTTGACACGCATGGGGATCATCACAAAACAGCAAAATCACTTTTGAAAATTAATGCTAAGTTGGACTGATATCAGATATAAgagttttaattttaaaggtaCTTCAATTTTCAAGTGGGAAACTACCATATGCATATACCCATTGCACACATAAAAACTTTACCTCTTTCTCAACGTTAATGTAGAACTGGCGGATACCCTCTAGGGTCAGCTCTTCTTTCTTGACCAGGATACGAATAGGATCCCTCATGAACTTTGTGGTCACCTCCAGCACTTCTTGAGGCATTGTGGCAGACAAAAGAATCACCTAGAAATAAGGAAAAATGCATTACATTCCAAACCGAAACATACAAAATGaatattaatgtaaaaaaattaagctGAAGACATGAAATGTAAACTGCTTTAAAGTTACAAAAAGGCACTAAAGAGCCCAATCATTGTGGAGAGCAGTTACAATTCTCTACCAAGTTCATGATTCCCATCACAGCAGATAAGCTGGTAGGAGAGGTAACTTGGTGTGGGCGTTAACTAGTGCATGGTTAAGAGAACAAGAGTTGCACATAACCAGTAAAACAGATGTGAAATTAGTTTACCTGAGTGTCTGTGGCCAATTTTTGAAAGATCTCATAGATTTGGTCCTTGAAACCACGGCTTAACATTTCGTCTGCTTCATCGAGTGCAAACTGCTTAATATATTTAGGGGCTGAAGGACAGAGAAACAACTTAGCATGTGGAAGCGATCAATCATGGCAATTAAAAGAATGTAATTAATACAAAGCATACAAAGTCAAGCCTCACTTACATAGATATCTGCGGTTCAGCATGTCAAAAACACGACCGGGCGTCCCAACCACTATGTGGGGTACGTCAGCCTGAAGTTTTTGAACGTCATTACGGACGTTGGTTCCACCAATGCAGGCATGGCAGGTAGCACCCATGTAGTCTCCGAGAGCCAGGACTACTTTCTGAATCTGAAGATAGTTGAACAATAATTAAATTAGCAACAAAGTCCACTTAGCTCTAAAGTGGCAGGTAAGTCATGATATTACTTATGAAATTATTGATGTGCCCATAGCATGAAACAGTCTAATTCTCATTGTATTGAGCTGACTGGGATGAATACGGCCTTTATTTTCTCTGCCCCTACCAGATATAGGACTATGTGTCACTCACAGACACTGCCTTGCCCAGTTGATAGGGGGGGTATGCTTGGATAAAGCAAATAGTAGTAGTAGTTAAGAAGTGGTGTCACTTTTTCATTTACCCGTGTGTCTCCAGGTTAACGCTGAACCAAACGGATCTCACCTGTTGGGCTAGCTCTCTGGTTGGGGCCAGCACCATAGCCTGTGTAGCCTTCAGCTCCACATCAATTTGTTGCAGAATGGAGATGGCAAATGTGGCAGTCTTTCCTGTTCCAGACTGAGCCTGTGCAATGACATCATACCCTGCAATTTGAAAAATACACCATTAAATAACAAACACACAATTTAAGGTTGGCTGTGGCTTTCTTAAGCATCAAGGATATTTGTGCCCATAGCATGAAACAGTTCAAATCTCACTGTGCTGAGCAGACTGTGATGAATATGGGCTCTTTTTCTCTACCCTTACCAGATATAGGTCAACGTATCATTGACAGACACAGCCCTGCCCAGTTGATAAGGGGTTTAAATAAAGTGATCTTAAATCTTGACATTATTAATTATACATACCCTTGATACAAGGGAGAATTGCCCTCTGCTGAATGGCTGAAGGTTTCTCAAAACCATAAGCATAGATTCCTCTCAGAAGAGCCTCTCGTAGGTTCATATCATCAAAACTATCAACGATCTCCTTCCAGTTACTctgtaaacacatttttaagtcactggtTAAACATCTGGTCGAGAAATATCTGCTTAAATGGTGCTTGTTGGTACCAACCTCAATGACACCATCTGGCTCCATCCCCTCAGGGCCATTATCTCTAGGTCTGAAATAAGATTGTTAGAATTAAAACTACTGTCGTTATCTCATTCATCGTTTCCTACTGGGTTTGGAATAAAATTTCATACAAAAAAAGACACTACATAATTGCACATGGGTGACCATCCCCCCTATACAGTGTGGGGCTATCCACTTTAAAACGACAATTGGGCACTAGAGATATATTATGGcgtaaaaatgtaattattctAAGTCTATTCCGATTATATCGTTAGAAAAAATAATCGAAAAGAAATTAAAGACAACGTATGCTCAGGAAAACTACAAGAGGCAGCCATTTTCATTCAGCGCCATTACCAACGTGGCTTCGCTTACTTACTTTATGAAATAATTACCGATCATTACGTTACAAGATctgatttaataataataaaaagtgtTTATTCGTAAACTCACGTATAGTATAACCCGTATATTACGCATATACATATTACTATATCCCGGCTATATTAATATGCAAGCATTTTCAGAATTCTTTATGTAAcgttcactgaaaaaaaaatcgatgTCACTATTATTAAGAAAACATTCTTTATGAACGAGGTTTAGGGCTAAATTGCCGGCCCAGCCTTTTGTCTCGCCCATGAAAGGCCGTGTAACGTTAGGCCTACATATTCGCAAATACGTACGCATCTCTAAATATAACCTATTGCGCACCGTTTTTATCAATATACTAAAATACGGCGATCGCGattataaaacatttcagtaaatgcaaaaGCTTAGGTATAATGATTAAAATGGGAAGAAATGATCAGCCATGTGCCGCATGGCTCGCCGGTTACACGAGGAACTAAATGAGCGCGTGAGGCACGTTGCGTCACACACCCGGCCTTCTAACGGGTCGTCGTGCGCACGTTATAAAATCACTTTAAAAAACTCTTCAATAAACATAACcacttttaaaataacataacttGTCAACTACACAACTAAGGAAAAAAATTCTAACCGATTTTAACAAGGCGGGAACAGAGATAAGGTACGAGCCAAACCGGCTGGTAACATTCGCTTGTGAATCGTTGACAAAAAGGCAAATATTTTAGATTTCTTAATAAACAACATTGAATACCAAATCCTAACAAGACATCTCAAATAAACCAGTAATAATTTACATGGATATACCAAATTCTTTGACCACATGGTCATCTTACCTATCTTCATGTTCAGACGACATTATCACAAAGAACTGTAGAGCGGCGGAAACACGCAAATACTTAAACCGTGACGACAGCCAAGGGGCCATTGATTGGACGTTCTTCCAGTCAATCACAATATAGTCCAACCCACCGGAGGTTCCACAGTTGGCACCGCCCCGCCACAAGCCCACGCAGTAACGCCCCGGCAAGAAAAACGATATCACTTTGTCAACTAAAAGCCTATAAATTTGTTTGGTCAGTCGAAGTGTATTTTAAACGTCTGACTTAGTCTCAACCGAAGTCTATATAGAACGTATTATTTAGCTTGGCTGCTTTTTGGCAACTTGTAACCCCACTGAAAAAAACATAGCTTGCTACACTAGCAAAAACCAGcataccctactgaaaaatccagcatagATCAGCATAAACTGGtgagctggtttaagctggtctccAAGCTTAGTtttagctggtgtagcaagctggtctatgTGTGtattggtcactttttaagctggacTTAGTTgttcaggctggaagaccagctgaccaaccagctttgccaggctgggaggaccatcttaaaccagctaccagcttatgctggtcttagctgctATAGTAAGCTGGTTtatctgtgttttggtcactttttaagctgaaTTTTAGCTGGAAGACCATCTAAAACCAGCTACAAATATATGCTGGTCTtggctggatttttcagtagggcaaTGCTTAAAATACAGTGACTCCTGTTATTACTCAAGAGCTGATTTTCTGTCCATGTTGCTAGTACAAGCATTCCTGGTTCAGATCATTTAATGATTCAGTTATTGTTCATATACCAGCTTATAAAACACAAATCATAACTCTCAAATCATTACTATTTGTTAACATAGCAATAATATAACTGTTCAGAAGAATACACACATTATTTCCATAAGGTGAtttatttaataacaaaacTACAGACATGATTTTTTCAGTTATATCAGAGAGCTTCTCCTCTCGATCCAAAACGTTTGATTAGGAGTTTTGTAACCTATTTATGCACAGAACAAACACAAActccaaaacaaattgttccATTTGTTTAGGGCCATCAGCAGATTTTACATAAATGGAACAAAATTGTTTGGTGGGCTGCCTCTCCCCCGAGGCACCCTCTCTTCATTACGAAACCTGGGACAATGTGTTGATGACGGTCCTACAAATAGGCAGTGTGTCACAGGTTGTCAAGACTGTTGTCAACATGTCAAGCGAATAACTCGCTCTCGGTTCTCTGACTCAAGATGTTGGGCTCTATTTAAAGATAAAGCttatacaaaattaaaatgagTGAGTAGGGATAAAACATCCTCAGTGTAAAGTCTCTCGGGTTGTTCGACAAATATATCTTTTGTGTGTTTTGTCTTTCATCTGACTGTGCTCTTTACACAAATATCACAATGAAAGCTTGCAATGACAAAGTTCTTTGTACATAAGTCTCCTCAGCTTGGGCATATCCTGTTGACTGAAGCTGAAGGGATGACCCAATGCAAGACACTTGCAGTACTAGAGAAGGCAGAGATACAGAGGTAAATATTATGTttgaaatgtacattttaacatCGTGTAATTGTTTTGTGGCTGTCAAGTACATATATTTGCATTTTGAAAAGAGGGCAGTATGACTTTTCTGttaaaaatagtaaatataCATACCTGGAGGACAAATGCCCCACAGTCACTGTCATTATTCTGTCTGCCTACGTtctgtaaaatgcaaaaaaaaaataagacatTTAAATTTAACATCAGTCAATCGCAAGTACAATGTGTGAAGACAGCTTCTAACATGACCAGACTCACCATTTTAAAAAAGCCTTTCCATCCTGTAAGAAAGTCTCTCTTTCCTTTTATAACAGCCTCTGCCTGTAGgtatttgaaaatatgctatggagaaaaagtgaaagaaaaaaagttaaataaatagtAATAAATATTTGTGTTATCTTACATACAAATGTCATTGCATTTCAGGAACACTCTGACTGAAATATATATACTATATTAGGCCTACAATGGGGCTTTTACCTTGGGGCAGCGACGATTGAGAGTTCGCTGAGAATCAAAGTATGTGATGGATCGCTCTTTAATATCAACCGAAACCAGTGACCAGTGCACTTCTAAATGGATGGGAATCAACAACAAATCCTTCTGGAAGATGTCCACCTAAACACATGTTTGAAttgaatgaaatgaataaagCACATCAAGAAAAGTGTCACTTGTGTGCTTTGAGTGCCAGCATAGAGGTATGGCCCAGCAGCACTTTTACACCAAGAATAACAAGGTTACAATCATATAACGTGATTATATTACGCCCTGTATACAGTACTTTTCTACAACAAAATTAAATAACATGTTTATAATTTTCTTACATTCTTGGTCCACCGTTTCACACCATCATAACCTTTGGTCCTTAACTTGTCATAAAAGAAGCTGTTGAAGAAATGCACCTAAAAATGAGCACAGATAGAATTAGATATATTTGAatggaaattatattttttcctGCAACCAACAACAATACAACCACCataaaaataaatgaccaaATGTCTGATGTCTAGAATATCTCAATTTCCACTTAAATTTTTGAACCCTTCagaccaagcgtgccgcacaagccctgaaaagtgaagccaaaacttCTCGATAGCCCCCCAGTGACtcgtcccagtataggtcataaaccccgcctccccatgttattcaatgggacttgagaccaattaaaaaatgtaattacacTTCAAATTATCTTtgttccgaagctggtttctgccatttactgtagtttttatcacgctgatgtaaattcaaatgtttgtttttaaaataagtttgtgtttagttagttatttaatgatataaaaacggtggtgtcacgtcatgattgacagctgtgatatcgtgtgatatgcccATTCTGCGAGAGCAAGGGCGGGGTCTTGATTtttgcggctttacttcctgctcactactgcgcatgactggtcccgaaatcgctacagcgcagactcaagacccaagatgtcagcgccatatcgggacactggcggcttcacttttcaccaatggaagagagcgaacaggcgtcgtccatctttttttacagtctatgcttCAGACAAATTGAGTCACAATGAGCAAATCTTTAATAATGACTTATTTTCACATGATTTATTTATGATTTACTGAAATCTGATAAAAAATTGTTACACAATGTGTCATACTTCCTCCCTATGACAAatcgctttattgtttcctaatctttggataaaagcgtctgctaaatgcctaaatgtaaatgtttaaagttgATCAAATTGGCAgtcaattttgagaaaaatcaagttaaatatttgttttaaagttCCAAAATAAAATCACTGCAAGCATACCTTAAAATCTCTAGTAATACTAACAAATATGGCACATCAAGTCAAAACCAATATCTGTAGGAAAAATCTATgttcaacttttttcttttcttttattgtttgattaatATTGAGGCAGGtggctttaaagggacacttcacccatttgcataaatatttatgttacatttcgactacaaatataacacactttcaataaagattaatgtttctacgcgtgaaatgctcctttaagatctactgtaatgtaaggatctaatataatgttacacatcagaAATTTTCCCCAACTGTTAACCAAAAACATTCAAGACAATAGATTTTATCTGTGGAATTCTTGTTGAAACTTAACTTTTaaataactgtaattctgtgtaTATTGGGATCACACGCTGAGAGCTTTGTGTGCAGGCTTTGGATGTCTATGATCAGTGAAAGTAACATCTATTTCCTTGTCCCTTCTCTTTAAACATTAATCTCGTCCCGCACTTTCTCTATCTTActaactcttttaacatcaagcaagtcctgcactttaCTTTTAATCAAAACGTCAGAGGCGCAAGTGCTTTGCTTGCTTCAGATAGACAAACATCCTTTGTATTAGGTTTAGGATGGTACACCTCTCAAAAAACCTACAAATAAAGATAAATTTAGATGTTAACTTAATATTTGGAGCATTGGGGTCACTAGATGAATGATCAATAATCTTATTTCTATTAAATTTGACCaaaatctatattttttgtGTCTTTTGCCCGTAGCTCAAATTTAGACTGCGCGCATTCGGACTCATTTAGACAGCAAGGGTTACATA belongs to Paramisgurnus dabryanus chromosome 2, PD_genome_1.1, whole genome shotgun sequence and includes:
- the LOC135730862 gene encoding eukaryotic initiation factor 4A-I, which produces MAPWLSSRFKYLRVSAALQFFVIMSSEHEDRPRDNGPEGMEPDGVIESNWKEIVDSFDDMNLREALLRGIYAYGFEKPSAIQQRAILPCIKGYDVIAQAQSGTGKTATFAISILQQIDVELKATQAMVLAPTRELAQQIQKVVLALGDYMGATCHACIGGTNVRNDVQKLQADVPHIVVGTPGRVFDMLNRRYLSPKYIKQFALDEADEMLSRGFKDQIYEIFQKLATDTQVILLSATMPQEVLEVTTKFMRDPIRILVKKEELTLEGIRQFYINVEKEEWKLDTLCDLYETLTITQAVIFINTRRKVDWLTEKMHARDFTVSALHGDMEQKERDVIMKEFRSGSSRVLITTDLLARGIDVQQVSLVINYDLPTNRENYIHRIGRGGRFGRKGVAINMVTEDDKRTLRDIETFYNTTVEEMPMNVADLI